One window from the genome of Desulfobotulus pelophilus encodes:
- the thyX gene encoding FAD-dependent thymidylate synthase produces the protein MKKARALIINHTPEPERICAASARISTKEGSATTIYEETRRENIGGLIRNVMGLGHQSIAEHAVFTLAFEDVSVFFEQYLIEFRLAAYTVKSRRYVDYAGMGWLRPDFRFEKPEADRSRFEAVYDEQMQRLFDAYAHLTSLGIPKEDARFLLPCSFRSHIYCTMNARELLHFLTTSLLGRGRVYPEIRSLGELILNQARAVLPDVFDGLTAPETVLLSARVEKGPERDFFRKTRLISGPEDGEKMVALAALMRQGVGPDGAENLLRKDPSLKQAMVRRVLADARPRELEQVNYTFHIPGISLASLTHMTRHRIQNLVVPDFAHYGRHGMVLPETINRMPEALMIYQEAVAGSDALWRKGQDAGLVPEDSVYLLVAGNTTDIYSTMNARQLFHFLRLRTCFRAQWEIREIAWEMRALLMERDPGLFHLAGPGCGHGGRCPEGRMSCGRMAEVRERMGQ, from the coding sequence ATGAAAAAGGCCCGGGCCCTGATCATTAACCATACACCGGAACCGGAACGCATATGTGCAGCATCGGCAAGGATCTCGACGAAAGAGGGTAGTGCCACAACGATCTATGAAGAAACGAGGCGTGAAAATATTGGAGGGCTGATCCGCAATGTGATGGGGCTTGGCCATCAGTCCATAGCAGAGCATGCCGTCTTTACCCTTGCCTTTGAAGATGTTTCCGTTTTTTTTGAACAGTATCTTATTGAGTTCAGGCTGGCCGCTTATACAGTTAAGTCAAGGCGCTATGTAGACTATGCGGGAATGGGGTGGTTGCGGCCTGATTTTCGCTTTGAAAAGCCGGAGGCAGACCGGTCGAGATTCGAGGCTGTCTATGATGAGCAGATGCAGCGGCTTTTTGATGCCTATGCCCACCTTACATCCCTGGGAATTCCCAAGGAAGATGCCCGATTCCTTTTACCCTGCAGCTTCCGGAGCCATATTTATTGTACGATGAATGCACGGGAACTGCTTCATTTTCTGACAACCAGCCTTTTGGGCCGGGGGAGAGTTTACCCGGAGATCCGCAGTTTGGGGGAATTGATTCTGAATCAGGCCCGTGCCGTACTACCCGATGTCTTTGATGGTCTGACAGCACCGGAAACCGTGCTGCTGTCTGCAAGGGTGGAGAAGGGGCCGGAAAGGGATTTCTTCAGAAAAACCCGCCTGATTTCTGGGCCGGAGGATGGAGAAAAGATGGTGGCTCTTGCAGCCTTGATGCGGCAGGGTGTGGGACCGGATGGTGCGGAAAATTTGTTGAGAAAAGATCCCTCCCTGAAGCAGGCAATGGTGAGGAGGGTTCTTGCGGATGCAAGACCCAGAGAGCTGGAGCAGGTGAACTATACTTTCCATATACCAGGCATCAGTCTTGCAAGCCTTACCCATATGACCCGTCACAGGATTCAGAATCTTGTAGTTCCGGATTTTGCTCATTATGGCAGACATGGAATGGTATTGCCGGAAACCATCAACCGCATGCCTGAAGCCCTGATGATTTATCAGGAGGCTGTTGCCGGGAGCGATGCCCTATGGAGAAAAGGGCAGGATGCTGGTCTTGTGCCAGAAGACAGCGTGTATCTTCTGGTTGCCGGCAATACGACAGACATTTATTCTACAATGAATGCGAGGCAGCTTTTTCATTTTCTGCGCCTGAGAACCTGCTTCCGGGCCCAATGGGAAATAAGGGAGATTGCATGGGAAATGCGTGCTCTGCTGATGGAGAGGGACCCAGGTCTTTTTCACCTGGCAGGCCCGGGATGCGGTCACGGTGGGAGGTGTCCGGAAGGCCGCATGTCCTGTGGTCGCATGGCAGAGGTGCGGGAGCGTATGGGACAGTGA
- a CDS encoding uracil-DNA glycosylase, which produces MKTQKKRINCYRCRHYYITWEPKFPHGCRGLNFKSREMPSLAVFRSSGQPCHFYTPKPGNTHSKTTKKDILA; this is translated from the coding sequence ATGAAAACTCAAAAAAAACGAATCAACTGCTATCGCTGCCGCCATTACTATATCACCTGGGAGCCGAAGTTTCCCCATGGCTGTCGCGGACTTAACTTCAAAAGCCGGGAAATGCCTTCCCTTGCCGTTTTCCGTAGTTCAGGCCAACCCTGCCATTTTTATACGCCAAAACCCGGCAACACCCACAGCAAAACCACCAAAAAAGATATTCTTGCCTAA
- a CDS encoding class I adenylate cyclase: MRPVIEQKIIRNLKKFESYNKDRHRMFVECSPREAVQILYLLPWMLSVNHPKVPGYIDGARHSFRVHGVDRSAEIKKRDSSFRRLFGVGDAVLFARKAVRSIEGLYSIGSAGTLAQTQDSDCDIWICCDSKVIGMEGWKVLQQKVNIIKDWLDTHCRMPVYFFLSDLEAIRRGDFGRAVDEGSGSAQKNVLKEEFYRTSIVILGKVPFWWVCWDREGVLSYEETWAGVCEGGRLCDDLVNLGGLDTVSYQEFLGAALWQLHKALTSPLKSVIKMTFLHMYLDRPHEVLPCHRFREQVLGEERGFQDPVSFSMELILREYGSQLPDDEHRLLVRCFYLRCSLTAFETKRSMRKAQSQGFVQTAGLSHDDCFELDAFEEWDAARQVRLGKMMMLRLFRFYEDIVRKAAGVASIMDRRDLTVLGRRITAIYQKKKFKVVHLPRPGQAFNLASLEFVWSGSGWKLYSGSGREVPLLAEVNILEAVAFGVWNGLYDRTAMRMEPNATSVSLQEIINLSEKIKDIFGVCDVVERDADVFLKAERFTKILIVISFEKSPYEKDINDLGVIFANAWGELYVRRFQSPFALNAFMRKYKTGNPGLEVYYYLQRNASYYEKIIERTKRLTALFLGSGSG; this comes from the coding sequence ATGCGCCCTGTGATAGAACAAAAGATTATTCGAAATCTTAAAAAATTTGAATCTTACAATAAAGATCGCCATAGAATGTTTGTGGAATGCAGCCCCAGAGAAGCTGTACAGATTCTCTATCTTCTTCCTTGGATGCTGAGCGTTAATCATCCCAAAGTGCCGGGATATATTGATGGAGCACGCCATTCCTTCAGGGTTCATGGTGTGGATCGCAGTGCTGAAATCAAAAAAAGAGATTCTTCTTTTCGCCGTCTTTTTGGTGTGGGTGATGCCGTTCTTTTTGCCCGAAAAGCAGTGCGGTCCATTGAAGGGCTTTACTCCATCGGGAGCGCTGGCACCCTGGCCCAGACCCAGGATTCCGATTGTGATATATGGATCTGCTGTGACAGCAAGGTTATTGGCATGGAGGGATGGAAAGTACTGCAACAGAAGGTCAATATTATCAAAGACTGGCTGGATACGCATTGTCGCATGCCGGTATATTTTTTTTTGTCGGATCTGGAGGCCATCCGCCGGGGTGATTTTGGTCGTGCGGTGGACGAGGGCTCCGGATCTGCACAGAAAAATGTTCTGAAAGAAGAATTTTACCGTACATCTATTGTCATCCTGGGTAAAGTTCCGTTCTGGTGGGTCTGCTGGGATAGGGAAGGAGTCCTTTCTTACGAAGAGACTTGGGCGGGTGTATGTGAGGGAGGGCGTCTCTGCGATGATCTTGTCAATCTTGGAGGTCTGGATACGGTAAGCTATCAGGAGTTTTTGGGGGCGGCCCTCTGGCAGCTGCACAAGGCACTGACAAGTCCTCTGAAGTCTGTCATTAAAATGACTTTTCTTCACATGTATCTTGATCGTCCCCATGAGGTCCTGCCCTGCCACCGGTTCCGGGAGCAGGTGCTGGGCGAGGAAAGGGGCTTTCAGGATCCTGTCAGCTTTTCCATGGAACTTATCCTTCGGGAGTACGGATCACAGCTTCCTGACGATGAACACAGGCTGCTGGTCCGTTGTTTTTATCTGCGGTGCAGCTTAACAGCCTTTGAAACCAAGCGTTCCATGCGAAAGGCCCAGTCTCAGGGGTTTGTACAGACGGCAGGGCTTTCCCACGACGACTGTTTTGAACTGGATGCTTTTGAAGAGTGGGATGCGGCCAGGCAGGTTCGGTTGGGAAAAATGATGATGCTGCGCCTGTTCCGTTTTTACGAGGACATTGTCCGAAAAGCAGCCGGGGTAGCCAGCATTATGGACCGTCGGGATCTTACGGTGCTGGGTCGAAGGATCACGGCGATTTATCAGAAAAAAAAGTTCAAGGTGGTGCATCTGCCAAGGCCAGGCCAAGCCTTTAATTTAGCCTCCCTGGAGTTTGTCTGGTCCGGGTCTGGATGGAAACTTTACTCCGGTTCAGGGCGCGAGGTGCCCCTGCTGGCAGAAGTGAACATACTGGAGGCCGTTGCCTTTGGTGTATGGAATGGTCTCTATGACCGAACAGCTATGCGTATGGAACCCAACGCTACCAGTGTAAGTCTCCAGGAAATTATTAATCTTTCTGAAAAGATTAAAGATATTTTTGGTGTCTGCGATGTTGTGGAAAGGGATGCGGACGTTTTTCTGAAGGCAGAGCGCTTTACCAAGATTCTGATTGTGATCAGCTTTGAAAAAAGTCCTTATGAGAAGGACATCAATGACCTGGGGGTTATTTTTGCCAATGCATGGGGTGAGCTGTATGTGCGTCGTTTTCAGTCTCCCTTTGCTCTGAATGCTTTTATGCGGAAATATAAAACGGGGAACCCCGGTCTTGAAGTTTACTACTATCTTCAGCGTAACGCATCGTATTATGAAAAAATTATTGAAAGAACCAAGCGCCTTACGGCACTTTTTCTTGGGTCCGGTTCCGGATAA
- a CDS encoding GntR family transcriptional regulator, whose protein sequence is MRIRSLAEQARAGLEKMIVFNELEAQRLYTEKQLAMRLGLGRTPVREALQRLSHDRMVEVHARRGIQVAPLTVKDQLRVLEVRRAIEGACVQHAAMRATEEQKIQMLVLGKGIMEAAMLDDDAEVLNCLREIHDCLVTATQNLFFAQAMSPLLSRSRRFWFMNKGAADSRRGALLYHRVLCSVSRGDCEMAKKASRDLMDYLKFFAESRQDSER, encoded by the coding sequence ATGAGGATCCGGTCCCTTGCGGAACAGGCCCGTGCGGGGCTTGAGAAAATGATAGTGTTTAATGAACTGGAAGCACAACGTTTGTATACGGAAAAACAGCTGGCCATGCGTCTGGGGCTGGGGCGAACTCCCGTAAGGGAGGCTCTGCAGCGGCTTTCTCATGATCGCATGGTGGAGGTGCATGCCCGCCGTGGTATTCAGGTTGCTCCTCTGACAGTGAAGGATCAGTTGCGGGTTCTGGAAGTGAGGCGGGCCATCGAGGGTGCCTGTGTACAGCATGCCGCAATGAGGGCAACAGAAGAGCAAAAAATACAGATGCTCGTTCTGGGGAAAGGCATTATGGAAGCTGCCATGCTGGATGATGATGCCGAGGTATTGAACTGTCTCAGGGAGATTCATGACTGCCTTGTCACGGCCACCCAGAATCTTTTTTTTGCTCAGGCCATGAGTCCGCTTCTCAGCAGGTCAAGACGGTTCTGGTTTATGAACAAAGGGGCTGCCGATTCACGCAGGGGAGCATTATTGTATCACCGTGTTCTTTGTTCTGTTTCCCGGGGAGATTGCGAGATGGCAAAAAAGGCTTCCCGTGATTTGATGGATTATCTGAAATTTTTCGCAGAAAGCAGGCAGGATTCGGAAAGATAA
- the secG gene encoding preprotein translocase subunit SecG — MTTLLVTLHVIICFTLILIVLLQAGKGAEMGAAFGSGSSQALLGPSGGQTLMGKITTGIAILFMLTSLSLAYISGNKQETSVMPSTGISQPAAQSVPVE, encoded by the coding sequence ATGACGACCCTGCTCGTTACGCTTCATGTGATTATATGCTTCACCCTGATACTCATCGTTCTGCTTCAGGCCGGTAAAGGTGCTGAAATGGGTGCTGCCTTTGGGAGTGGATCCAGTCAGGCACTGCTTGGTCCTTCCGGTGGACAGACTCTCATGGGTAAAATAACAACAGGCATTGCCATTCTGTTTATGCTGACTTCTTTAAGTCTTGCTTATATTTCCGGCAACAAGCAGGAAACCTCTGTTATGCCGAGCACAGGCATTAGCCAGCCGGCAGCACAGTCGGTCCCAGTGGAATAA